The following are from one region of the Bradyrhizobium septentrionale genome:
- a CDS encoding two-component system VirA-like sensor kinase, with protein MRNLPFILGVSFLLALLTWLLWRGIDTNASAYAVTLQTLDEYALAEASLHRDVLQARAGLLRDYDAFAVDARAMDDAVSRLRSHARAEGLDPKRVDQLAAAVVEQQELLERFKTSNALLQNSLSYVGLLSTSPAFLANDVQLAPATGALAAAILYLSRDTSSGAMRALQEKVDQFAQQTPTTGPDVEPARAMLAHARLLYEQLPAVDETLKAFIAAASTHALEEVREVFSRHRSVVEAGEQRYRLLLYVVSLLLLVMLVILGLRLRARAVALSRRAAFEHVIAENSTRLINCSPAETGTRLKQVLGEFSRIIDADRAYVVLDERPIRVHAWSKDGVTFPPGWPRRALAVAEQLGAGDGVTIADASALPAGTIRDALAGTGVRAWACLPLVRPGRVQGIMGFDRFRPIRNSVSPIPLARLASDAVANALEREFLERERTKLAMRLERARRMQMIGSLASGIAHNFNNIIGAILGYSEMAEPQITRGSKPAQHIDEIRRAAERGRDLVDNILTFGRRSDGRARPVQVRTLLNEAASLLRASLPSDVELVFEDVPADVAVSGEPAQLQQVILNLCTNAAQATNDGGCVRVAVKQEQIAAFVEMSEGGLSPGRYVCLSVSDNGSGIDERVARRMFEPFFTTRVAGTGLGLATVREIVRDHDGAINVQSEPGCGSRFEVWLPAVAADSIAADGLSALPLGRGETVLIVESERERLLRDEEKLAALGYEPVGFEVAADALAACRSDSARFDIILVGHASRPQGGVELARALHEVSPLQPVLLAVATAADVSVDLMTDAGISEVLHWPLDNAELAAALDRCLRTPARLQP; from the coding sequence ATGAGGAATCTGCCGTTTATTCTCGGGGTTTCATTTCTGCTCGCGCTGCTGACCTGGCTGTTGTGGCGCGGCATAGATACCAACGCGTCCGCCTATGCAGTGACGCTCCAGACGCTCGACGAATATGCGCTTGCGGAAGCCTCGCTTCACCGCGACGTGCTTCAGGCGCGAGCTGGCCTGCTTCGTGACTACGATGCCTTTGCTGTCGATGCGCGAGCGATGGACGATGCGGTCAGTCGGCTCCGATCTCACGCACGGGCCGAAGGTCTCGATCCGAAGCGAGTTGACCAGCTGGCAGCGGCGGTTGTCGAGCAGCAAGAGCTGCTGGAGCGCTTCAAGACCAGCAACGCATTGCTGCAGAATTCGCTCTCCTATGTAGGCCTGCTCAGCACGAGCCCGGCGTTCCTTGCCAACGACGTGCAACTCGCGCCGGCAACGGGCGCATTGGCGGCTGCGATCCTCTATTTGTCGCGAGACACCTCATCCGGCGCGATGCGAGCGCTCCAGGAAAAGGTCGACCAGTTTGCGCAGCAAACGCCCACCACGGGACCGGACGTGGAACCGGCGCGCGCGATGCTGGCGCATGCACGGCTGCTCTATGAGCAGCTCCCGGCGGTCGATGAAACGCTGAAGGCCTTCATCGCCGCGGCCAGCACGCATGCCCTGGAGGAGGTCCGCGAAGTGTTTTCCCGCCATCGGTCCGTGGTCGAAGCCGGGGAGCAGCGCTATCGGCTGCTGCTCTACGTTGTTTCCCTGTTGTTGCTCGTCATGCTCGTCATTCTCGGCCTTCGGCTACGAGCTCGGGCGGTGGCGTTGAGTCGGCGGGCAGCATTCGAACACGTCATTGCCGAGAATTCGACGCGTCTGATCAACTGCTCGCCGGCCGAAACCGGGACGCGATTGAAGCAGGTGCTGGGTGAATTCAGTCGGATCATCGACGCGGACCGCGCGTATGTGGTGTTGGACGAGAGGCCGATCCGGGTCCACGCATGGTCGAAGGACGGAGTGACGTTTCCGCCGGGTTGGCCTCGACGGGCGTTGGCAGTAGCCGAGCAGCTCGGCGCAGGGGACGGCGTCACGATTGCCGACGCGAGCGCCTTGCCGGCCGGCACTATCAGGGATGCACTGGCGGGTACCGGCGTGCGCGCGTGGGCCTGTTTGCCGCTGGTTCGGCCGGGTCGGGTCCAGGGCATCATGGGTTTTGACCGCTTCCGCCCGATACGGAACAGTGTCTCTCCTATCCCGCTCGCGCGGCTTGCCAGTGACGCCGTGGCCAATGCGCTCGAGCGCGAATTTCTGGAGCGCGAACGGACCAAGCTTGCCATGCGGCTGGAGCGGGCACGTCGCATGCAGATGATAGGATCGTTGGCCAGCGGGATCGCGCATAACTTCAACAATATCATCGGCGCCATCCTCGGTTATTCGGAGATGGCGGAGCCGCAAATCACTCGCGGTTCCAAACCGGCACAGCACATCGACGAGATACGCCGGGCCGCCGAGCGCGGTCGCGACCTCGTCGACAATATCCTCACCTTTGGCCGGCGGTCCGACGGGCGTGCGCGTCCGGTTCAGGTGCGCACTTTGCTCAACGAGGCGGCCTCGTTGTTGCGTGCCTCGTTGCCGTCGGATGTAGAGCTTGTCTTCGAAGACGTTCCGGCCGACGTCGCCGTGTCAGGCGAACCGGCGCAGCTCCAGCAGGTCATCCTCAATCTCTGCACCAACGCCGCGCAAGCGACGAACGATGGCGGTTGTGTCCGCGTGGCCGTGAAACAGGAACAGATAGCCGCTTTCGTGGAGATGAGCGAGGGCGGGCTCTCCCCGGGTCGCTACGTATGCCTTTCTGTCAGCGACAACGGGAGCGGAATCGATGAACGCGTGGCGCGGCGGATGTTCGAGCCGTTCTTCACGACGCGCGTGGCAGGAACCGGCCTCGGTCTCGCAACGGTTCGCGAGATCGTCCGCGATCATGATGGAGCCATCAACGTTCAGAGCGAACCTGGCTGTGGAAGCCGGTTCGAAGTCTGGCTGCCTGCTGTGGCGGCGGACTCCATCGCGGCTGACGGATTGTCGGCGCTTCCGCTTGGACGCGGCGAGACGGTGCTGATTGTCGAAAGCGAGCGGGAACGCTTGCTGCGCGATGAAGAGAAGCTGGCGGCGCTGGGATACGAGCCGGTCGGGTTTGAGGTTGCGGCGGATGCCCTTGCTGCATGCCGTTCCGACTCTGCGCGATTCGATATCATCCTGGTCGGCCACGCCTCGCGGCCCCAGGGTGGGGTGGAATTGGCGCGAGCCCTGCACGAGGTATCGCCGTTGCAGCCCGTGTTGCTTGCCGTCGCGACTGCCGCTGATGTCAGCGTCGATTTGATGACGGACGCCGGCATCTCCGAAGTGCTGCACTGGCCACTGGATAACGCCGAGCTTGCCGCGGCATTGGACCGCTGCCTGCGAACGCCGGCCAGGTTACAGCCGTAA
- a CDS encoding response regulator: MSGSSLNDPGPRGSVDRQVCVLVVEDDPALQRMILNYFAENNIRTLAASNRQEMVGRLGSADVNLVILDLRLGLEDGLDLLREIRLNSEVPVIIITGHRRDDIDRVVGLELGADDYLTKPFNLRELLARVRAILRRFDAGRAAPARDPERGRFRFSGWQLDRRIRQLTDPAGAAVALTKGEYAMLLAFLEAPQRPLSREHLLQATRVHEDVFDRSIDVQILRLRRKLERDPSAPRVIQTERGVGYVFAVPVERV, from the coding sequence ATGAGCGGCTCATCACTGAATGACCCGGGTCCTCGCGGAAGCGTTGATCGCCAAGTGTGCGTCCTCGTCGTGGAAGATGATCCTGCCTTGCAGCGCATGATCCTAAACTATTTCGCTGAGAACAACATCCGGACCCTGGCAGCAAGTAATCGGCAGGAAATGGTCGGTCGGCTTGGCAGTGCCGATGTCAATCTGGTGATCCTTGATCTCCGGCTTGGACTAGAAGACGGACTGGATCTTCTTCGGGAGATCCGCTTGAACTCCGAAGTGCCCGTGATCATCATCACGGGTCACCGCCGCGACGACATCGATCGAGTGGTCGGTCTCGAGCTTGGCGCCGACGATTATCTGACGAAGCCATTCAACCTGCGCGAATTGCTCGCGCGTGTTCGCGCGATCTTGCGCCGGTTCGATGCCGGGAGGGCCGCGCCGGCGCGCGATCCAGAGCGTGGCCGATTTCGATTTTCCGGCTGGCAGCTCGACCGCAGGATCCGGCAGCTTACCGATCCGGCCGGTGCCGCGGTCGCATTGACAAAGGGCGAGTACGCGATGCTGCTGGCCTTTCTCGAAGCGCCACAACGTCCGCTTAGCCGCGAGCACCTATTGCAGGCGACCCGCGTCCACGAAGATGTCTTCGACCGCAGCATTGATGTGCAGATTCTCCGCCTGCGGCGCAAGCTTGAGCGCGATCCAAGCGCGCCACGCGTGATCCAGACCGAGCGCGGTGTCGGATATGTATTCGCCGTTCCGGTCGAGCGGGTTTGA
- the serA gene encoding phosphoglycerate dehydrogenase, with amino-acid sequence MLSLPKTKIRVLLLEGVNDSAARMFEGNGYTELQRLPKALGAGELKQALSGVHMLGIRSRTQLTAEILEAADRLMVVGCFSVGTNQVDLDAARRLGIPVFNAPYSNTRSVAELTIAEIVMLLRRIFPRSISAHGGGWDKSAEGSREVRGKTLGIVGYGNIGSQLSNLAEAMGMRVIYFDHTDRLRHGNTEPVETLGDLLAASDVVSLHVPETPATANMIGAAQLGLMKPGAYLINNSRGTVVDLDALASALREDRLAGAAVDVFPVEPASNNDRFVSPLQGLSNVILTPHVGGSTEEAQDRIGGEVARKLIDYSDVGSTFGAVNFPQVQLPARPTGTRFIHVHRNVPGVMRQVNDAVSRHGINIQAQYLQTDPEVGYVVLETDVVGGEGEELLAELKAIHGTIRVRVLYDQSRPQG; translated from the coding sequence ATGTTGTCTCTCCCTAAAACCAAGATACGCGTCCTGCTGCTGGAGGGCGTGAACGACTCGGCAGCACGCATGTTCGAAGGCAATGGCTATACCGAGCTGCAACGTCTGCCGAAGGCGTTGGGTGCTGGCGAGCTCAAGCAGGCACTTTCCGGCGTCCATATGCTGGGGATCCGCTCGCGGACACAGTTGACCGCGGAGATCCTGGAGGCTGCCGACCGGCTAATGGTGGTTGGCTGCTTTTCGGTCGGCACCAACCAGGTCGATCTTGATGCCGCGCGACGCCTTGGGATTCCGGTATTCAACGCTCCATACTCCAACACCCGCAGCGTGGCTGAGCTGACCATCGCTGAGATCGTGATGCTGTTGCGCCGGATATTTCCTCGGTCGATCTCCGCTCATGGTGGCGGCTGGGACAAGTCCGCCGAGGGGAGCCGCGAGGTGCGCGGCAAGACGCTGGGCATCGTTGGCTATGGCAACATCGGTTCGCAGTTATCGAATCTCGCGGAAGCCATGGGCATGCGCGTCATCTATTTCGATCACACTGACCGATTGCGTCACGGCAATACCGAGCCGGTTGAGACACTGGGCGATCTGCTCGCGGCCAGCGACGTCGTTTCACTGCATGTGCCGGAGACGCCGGCCACCGCCAACATGATTGGCGCGGCCCAGCTTGGGCTGATGAAGCCGGGGGCCTATCTGATCAATAACTCGCGCGGCACCGTGGTCGATCTCGATGCGCTGGCAAGCGCCCTGCGTGAGGACAGGCTGGCAGGTGCTGCGGTCGACGTGTTTCCGGTCGAACCGGCGTCGAACAACGACCGCTTCGTCTCGCCGTTGCAAGGCTTGTCCAACGTGATCCTCACGCCGCATGTCGGCGGTTCGACGGAGGAGGCGCAAGATCGTATTGGCGGGGAGGTTGCTCGCAAGCTGATTGATTATTCCGATGTCGGCTCGACCTTCGGCGCGGTCAATTTTCCGCAGGTGCAGTTGCCGGCGCGGCCGACCGGCACACGCTTCATCCATGTCCACCGCAACGTTCCCGGCGTGATGCGTCAGGTCAATGACGCAGTCTCTCGGCACGGGATCAACATCCAGGCGCAATACCTGCAAACCGACCCGGAAGTCGGCTACGTCGTGCTCGAAACCGACGTTGTCGGCGGCGAAGGCGAGGAGCTGTTGGCCGAGCTGAAGGCTATTCACGGCACGATCCGCGTGCGGGTGCTGTACGACCAGAGCCGGCCGCAAGGGTGA
- a CDS encoding DUF6894 family protein: protein MATRYYFDIRNGEELYADRQGIELRDEETAAHEAMQSLLGMAKHNPLLDKQRLLAFEVRTDQGPLFDVSLDLGITRR from the coding sequence ATGGCAACCCGCTATTATTTCGATATCCGCAACGGCGAGGAACTCTACGCCGACAGGCAGGGCATCGAGCTGCGCGACGAGGAAACTGCTGCGCACGAAGCGATGCAGTCATTGCTCGGCATGGCGAAACACAATCCGCTTCTGGACAAACAGAGGCTGCTGGCGTTTGAGGTCCGCACCGACCAAGGGCCATTGTTTGACGTCAGTCTCGATCTTGGCATCACGAGGCGCTAG
- a CDS encoding acyl-CoA dehydrogenase, whose protein sequence is MTYRAPINDILLSLNHGAGLAAAVQAGHYGDFDGDITAAVLEEAGKFASDVLAPLNKVGDEHGIKLDNGKVTTAPGWPDAYQRWAAAGWNAVSGPEAFGGQGLPLAVNAACTEIWSASNVAFGLCPLLTLSAIEALDAHGSEELKTIYLEKMVTGEWTGTMQLTEPNAGSDVGALRTRAERAGDGTYRIKGTKIFITYGEHDMTDNIVHFVLARLPDAPGGTKGISLFLVPKFLVNADGSLGARNDIHASGVEHKLGMHASPTCTMTMGDQGGAIGYLIGEENQGMRCMFTMMNQARLGVGLEGVGIADRAYQQALAYAQERRQGKAIGHKGDGMDPIIVHPDVKRMLMQMRSMTAAARTICYATAVALDVAARAKDAKVRADAAARGALLTPIAKAFSTDVGNEVAYLGVQVHGGMGFIEETGAAQHYRDARITSIYEGTNGIQSIDLVTRKLGANGGASVWALLDELAATIKQVETSNDPAFGTTGAKLRDAHAALERTSKWLLERLASAPNDALAGATPYLRLFAATLGGCMLAGEALAAKANGEAEPQRYVALARFFAENISVQAPSLEKTVTESADAVTGADAVLAG, encoded by the coding sequence ATGACCTACCGCGCACCGATCAACGATATCCTGCTGTCCCTCAATCATGGCGCGGGGCTCGCCGCCGCCGTGCAGGCCGGCCACTACGGCGATTTCGACGGCGATATTACCGCTGCGGTGCTGGAAGAAGCCGGCAAGTTCGCCTCCGATGTGCTGGCGCCGCTGAACAAGGTCGGCGACGAGCACGGCATCAAGCTCGACAACGGCAAGGTGACCACCGCGCCCGGCTGGCCCGACGCCTATCAGCGCTGGGCCGCCGCCGGCTGGAACGCGGTGTCGGGGCCGGAAGCGTTCGGCGGCCAGGGCCTGCCGCTCGCGGTCAACGCCGCCTGCACCGAGATCTGGAGCGCGTCGAACGTCGCCTTCGGCCTCTGCCCGCTGCTGACGCTGTCGGCGATCGAGGCGCTCGACGCCCATGGCAGCGAGGAACTGAAGACGATCTATCTGGAGAAGATGGTCACGGGCGAATGGACCGGCACGATGCAGCTCACCGAGCCGAATGCCGGCTCCGACGTCGGCGCGCTGCGCACCCGTGCCGAGCGCGCGGGCGACGGCACCTACCGCATCAAGGGCACCAAGATCTTCATCACCTATGGTGAGCACGACATGACCGACAACATCGTGCACTTCGTGCTCGCACGATTGCCCGATGCGCCCGGCGGTACCAAGGGAATCTCGCTGTTCCTGGTCCCGAAATTCCTGGTCAATGCCGACGGCTCGCTCGGCGCGCGCAACGACATCCATGCGAGCGGCGTCGAGCACAAGCTCGGCATGCACGCTTCGCCGACCTGCACTATGACGATGGGCGATCAAGGCGGCGCGATCGGCTACCTGATCGGCGAGGAAAACCAGGGCATGCGCTGCATGTTCACCATGATGAACCAGGCGCGCCTCGGTGTCGGCCTCGAAGGCGTCGGCATCGCCGACCGCGCCTATCAGCAGGCGCTGGCCTACGCGCAGGAGCGCCGCCAGGGCAAGGCGATCGGCCACAAGGGCGACGGGATGGATCCGATCATCGTGCATCCCGACGTCAAGCGCATGCTGATGCAGATGCGCAGCATGACGGCGGCGGCGCGCACGATCTGCTACGCCACCGCGGTCGCGCTCGACGTCGCGGCGCGCGCCAAGGACGCCAAGGTGCGCGCCGACGCCGCCGCGCGCGGCGCGCTGCTGACCCCGATCGCCAAGGCCTTCTCCACCGACGTCGGCAACGAGGTCGCCTATCTCGGCGTCCAGGTCCATGGCGGCATGGGCTTCATCGAGGAGACCGGCGCCGCGCAGCACTATCGCGACGCCCGCATCACCTCGATCTATGAAGGCACCAACGGCATCCAGTCGATCGACCTCGTCACCCGCAAGCTCGGCGCCAATGGCGGCGCCTCGGTGTGGGCGCTGCTCGACGAACTCGCGGCAACCATCAAGCAGGTCGAAACCTCCAACGACCCGGCGTTCGGCACCACCGGCGCCAAGCTGCGCGACGCGCACGCCGCGCTGGAGCGCACCAGCAAATGGTTGCTGGAGCGGCTCGCCTCCGCGCCGAACGATGCGCTGGCCGGCGCGACACCCTATCTGCGGCTGTTCGCCGCGACGCTCGGCGGCTGCATGCTCGCCGGCGAGGCGCTGGCCGCGAAGGCCAACGGCGAGGCCGAGCCGCAACGCTACGTCGCGCTGGCGCGCTTCTTCGCCGAGAACATCTCGGTGCAGGCGCCGTCGCTGGAGAAGACTGTGACCGAGAGCGCCGATGCAGTGACCGGCGCGGACGCGGTGTTGGCGGGGTAG
- a CDS encoding DUF6894 family protein, translating into MTRYYFDLRDGDGLAIDEEGLEMPGLAVVQEEAARALADMVRDSVRGHSLDQIAIEVRDSDGPVLEVGIAWRIRRSNS; encoded by the coding sequence ATGACACGCTACTATTTCGATCTTCGTGACGGCGACGGCTTGGCGATCGACGAAGAGGGCCTGGAGATGCCTGGCCTCGCGGTCGTTCAAGAAGAGGCCGCGCGCGCTTTGGCCGACATGGTGCGCGATTCCGTCCGCGGTCACAGTCTCGATCAGATTGCGATCGAAGTCCGGGATAGCGACGGGCCCGTGCTTGAAGTGGGCATCGCGTGGCGCATTCGCCGGTCGAATTCCTGA
- a CDS encoding TadE/TadG family type IV pilus assembly protein, whose protein sequence is MTCLSFRLRQFRIDTNAVAAIEFAMILPFMLLLYVGGIELANGMAINVKVTAAAHSVADMVSQNTQVSATQLQNILGASTAILAPYPTTINGNSLATVTVSGVSTDSNGNATVQWSASYNGTSYGTGRSIGQRITLPSSLAGTQNYNVSFVLGEVSYGYTPHLGFTISGTLTLADSYYLFPRCSTNSPANANFPYYDVKLTSSTTCTCIQHLQQKSC, encoded by the coding sequence ATGACCTGCCTGTCATTTCGACTGCGACAATTTCGGATCGATACCAACGCCGTGGCGGCTATCGAGTTTGCCATGATATTGCCGTTCATGCTGCTGCTCTATGTCGGCGGGATCGAGCTGGCCAACGGCATGGCGATCAACGTCAAAGTCACCGCAGCTGCACATTCTGTCGCCGACATGGTCTCGCAGAATACGCAAGTCAGCGCGACCCAGCTGCAGAACATCCTCGGCGCATCGACCGCGATCCTCGCGCCGTATCCGACGACCATCAACGGCAACTCGCTCGCCACGGTTACCGTTTCCGGCGTCTCTACCGACAGCAACGGCAATGCGACTGTGCAGTGGAGCGCGTCATACAATGGAACGAGCTACGGAACGGGGAGATCGATCGGTCAACGAATTACGTTGCCTTCCTCGCTCGCCGGGACACAGAATTACAATGTCTCTTTTGTTCTGGGCGAAGTGTCGTACGGCTATACACCCCACCTCGGTTTCACCATCAGTGGGACCTTGACGCTCGCAGACAGCTACTACCTGTTTCCGCGTTGTTCAACGAATAGCCCCGCCAATGCGAACTTCCCGTACTATGACGTCAAGCTGACATCCTCGACGACATGTACCTGCATCCAACACCTGCAGCAAAAGAGCTGTTAG
- the rpsU gene encoding 30S ribosomal protein S21, translating into MQVLVRDNNIDQALRVLKKRLQREGVFREMKRRRSFEKPSEKRIREKAEAVRRARKLARKQAIREGLIAAPPKKPRLSAPKFPAPGQSPARTNGAPER; encoded by the coding sequence TTGCAGGTTCTTGTCAGGGACAACAACATCGACCAGGCGCTGCGCGTTCTGAAGAAGAGGTTGCAGCGCGAGGGCGTCTTCAGAGAGATGAAGCGCCGCCGATCGTTCGAAAAGCCTTCGGAAAAAAGGATTCGAGAGAAGGCCGAGGCCGTGCGGCGCGCACGCAAGCTTGCCCGCAAGCAGGCGATCCGCGAGGGATTGATTGCAGCTCCGCCGAAGAAGCCCAGATTGTCGGCGCCAAAATTCCCGGCACCAGGGCAATCGCCGGCGCGAACAAACGGCGCGCCGGAGCGTTAG
- a CDS encoding TadE/TadG family type IV pilus assembly protein yields MKLTTRSCLKRFVTDRRANVAIMFALATVPLIYLLGMAMDYTQALRKKNQLDAAADAAAIAAVRPAMLLQTDSAAQAAAAAVFASTANSMSGLTQVPSPTITITDSGLQRTVTVSYNTQSINNFRMVLGKAAWPINGSSTARAASAPNMNFYLVLDDSPSMAIGATQDDINHLISYTSSQPSASKSCGFACHETHPNLDTGANASTVDNLTIARNKGVTLRIDLVVNAVNQLLVSWSNCPQSGVSGGVMQCMSALNNTTYKAGLYTFDYNFNTLQSPTSPSVAGGAISKIQLMTVDHQNCVISGSCTTDYGTDIENALTSVNGIMPNPGLGSNQSGDTPQEVVFLVTDGVDDKIIALSSSCNVNATLQAVGSNYRCQQPLNPAICTTIKNRGIRIAILYTEYLQLPTDSWYMGHIAQFNSPSSSSGQIAQNLQACASPGLFSDVQTGGDISAALTDLFIKVASSTASLTQ; encoded by the coding sequence ATGAAGCTCACAACGCGCTCCTGCCTGAAGCGCTTCGTCACCGATCGCAGGGCCAACGTTGCCATCATGTTTGCGCTGGCGACGGTGCCGTTGATCTACCTGTTGGGCATGGCGATGGATTACACCCAGGCCCTGCGCAAGAAGAACCAGCTCGATGCCGCAGCCGACGCCGCTGCAATTGCCGCCGTCAGGCCCGCGATGCTGCTGCAAACCGACTCCGCGGCCCAGGCGGCGGCCGCCGCCGTCTTCGCATCCACCGCAAACAGCATGTCAGGCTTGACCCAGGTGCCGTCACCGACGATCACCATCACCGACTCCGGGCTCCAGCGCACCGTGACGGTTTCGTACAACACGCAATCGATCAACAATTTCCGCATGGTGCTCGGCAAAGCGGCTTGGCCAATCAATGGCTCATCGACCGCACGGGCGGCAAGCGCGCCCAATATGAACTTCTATCTGGTGCTCGACGACTCGCCGTCGATGGCGATCGGAGCGACCCAGGACGACATCAACCATCTGATATCCTACACGTCCAGTCAGCCATCAGCGTCAAAGAGCTGCGGCTTCGCCTGCCATGAAACGCATCCGAACCTCGACACCGGAGCCAACGCTTCGACCGTCGACAATCTGACCATTGCGCGCAACAAGGGCGTCACCTTGCGGATCGATCTCGTGGTGAATGCCGTCAATCAGCTGCTCGTTTCATGGTCGAACTGTCCGCAGTCAGGCGTTTCGGGTGGCGTCATGCAATGCATGTCGGCTCTGAACAACACCACCTATAAAGCGGGCCTCTACACCTTCGACTACAACTTCAATACGCTGCAGTCGCCGACCAGCCCATCTGTGGCGGGAGGCGCCATTTCAAAGATTCAGCTGATGACGGTCGACCACCAGAACTGCGTCATTTCGGGAAGCTGCACCACCGACTATGGCACGGACATCGAGAACGCGCTCACCAGCGTCAACGGCATCATGCCCAACCCCGGCCTTGGCAGCAATCAGTCGGGAGACACGCCGCAGGAAGTCGTGTTCCTCGTCACCGACGGCGTCGACGACAAGATCATCGCGCTCAGTTCGTCTTGCAACGTCAACGCGACACTGCAGGCGGTGGGCTCGAATTATCGATGCCAGCAGCCGCTCAACCCGGCGATATGCACGACAATCAAGAACCGGGGCATTCGAATCGCAATTCTCTACACGGAGTATCTGCAACTTCCGACCGACAGCTGGTACATGGGCCATATCGCCCAGTTCAACAGCCCATCGTCTTCAAGCGGCCAAATAGCCCAAAACTTGCAAGCCTGCGCTTCGCCCGGCCTTTTCTCCGACGTTCAAACCGGCGGCGACATCTCGGCGGCGCTGACGGATCTGTTCATCAAGGTCGCCTCAAGTACAGCCAGCCTCACGCAGTAA
- a CDS encoding cytochrome-c peroxidase: MTTAAAYGCGFACLLLALVCLSAFSPADAQSPGSEVRADREPITPIPAPRAQDPQRVLLGERLFGDRRLSHDNTHSCSSCHDIATNGASARIHDTREGQPIALNTPTVFNASLNFRLNWEGNFRSLEEGIEGSLRNPAIMASSVDEVLGKLRADPGIVGQFRDAYGREPDAAALLDAIATYERTLVTPASRFDRWLAGETNAMTSDELSGYQVFKSLGCIACHQGVNVGGNLFQRHGIFHPLGSPEPALVRVPSLRNVATTAPYFHDGSAATLPEAVKAMGVAQLDRVLTDQQTAAIVAFLNTLTGTYRGQAVRPATATPRTGSQMP, translated from the coding sequence GTGACGACGGCGGCCGCGTACGGCTGCGGTTTCGCGTGTCTGCTGCTGGCGCTGGTTTGTCTCAGCGCGTTCTCGCCGGCAGACGCTCAATCGCCGGGCTCTGAGGTGCGCGCCGACCGCGAGCCTATCACGCCAATTCCCGCGCCGCGTGCCCAAGACCCACAGCGTGTCCTGCTCGGAGAACGATTGTTCGGCGACCGGCGTCTGTCTCACGATAATACACACAGTTGTTCGTCGTGCCACGATATAGCAACCAATGGCGCCAGCGCCAGGATCCACGATACGCGTGAAGGTCAACCGATCGCCCTCAATACGCCGACGGTCTTCAATGCGAGCCTTAACTTCCGCCTGAATTGGGAAGGCAATTTCCGCTCGTTGGAAGAAGGAATCGAGGGCAGTCTTCGCAATCCAGCGATTATGGCGTCGAGCGTTGACGAAGTCCTCGGCAAACTGCGTGCTGACCCCGGAATCGTGGGGCAGTTTCGTGATGCCTATGGAAGGGAGCCTGATGCCGCCGCCCTGCTGGATGCGATCGCGACATACGAGCGGACATTGGTCACGCCAGCTAGCCGCTTCGACCGATGGCTTGCCGGGGAAACCAATGCCATGACGTCGGACGAGTTGTCGGGTTATCAGGTCTTCAAATCGCTCGGCTGCATCGCCTGCCATCAGGGTGTCAATGTGGGCGGCAATCTGTTTCAACGGCACGGCATCTTCCATCCATTGGGCTCGCCGGAGCCGGCATTGGTTCGCGTGCCCAGCTTGCGAAATGTGGCGACGACAGCGCCATACTTCCATGATGGCAGCGCGGCCACGTTGCCGGAGGCCGTCAAAGCGATGGGCGTCGCCCAACTCGACCGCGTTCTAACCGATCAGCAAACTGCCGCCATCGTCGCCTTCCTCAACACGCTGACCGGGACATATCGAGGTCAAGCCGTAAGGCCGGCCACCGCCACACCACGCACTGGCTCGCAGATGCCATGA
- a CDS encoding TadE/TadG family type IV pilus assembly protein — protein sequence MKIASLKRNRSAAFVKDCRGATAVEFALVAAPFIALLIAILQTFLVFFAQELLEAVVQQSSRQILTGQTQSQQATQAAFRQTVCNQVVVLFSCPKIMVDVRVATSWSSADTSAPVLTYDGQGNALTTWQQFNPGNAGDIVVVRVIYLWPVFLGPLGFNLSNQPNNTRMILATAAFQNEPSS from the coding sequence GTGAAAATCGCATCATTAAAACGAAATCGCTCTGCCGCCTTCGTGAAGGATTGCCGCGGCGCCACAGCGGTCGAGTTCGCACTTGTAGCGGCGCCTTTTATCGCCCTCCTTATCGCGATCCTGCAGACGTTTCTCGTCTTCTTTGCGCAAGAGCTGCTCGAAGCGGTGGTGCAGCAATCGAGTCGCCAAATCCTGACCGGGCAGACGCAATCACAACAGGCGACACAGGCCGCCTTTCGCCAGACCGTCTGCAATCAAGTCGTCGTCCTGTTCAGTTGCCCGAAAATAATGGTCGACGTGCGGGTCGCCACCAGTTGGTCGTCGGCCGATACGTCTGCTCCCGTCCTAACGTATGACGGCCAGGGCAACGCCTTGACCACCTGGCAGCAGTTCAATCCGGGAAACGCGGGAGATATCGTCGTGGTCCGGGTGATTTATCTGTGGCCGGTCTTCCTGGGACCTCTTGGATTCAATCTTTCAAATCAGCCCAACAATACGCGAATGATTCTGGCGACTGCCGCTTTCCAGAACGAGCCGTCCTCGTAG